The Ziziphus jujuba cultivar Dongzao chromosome 5, ASM3175591v1 genome segment AGGGCCTGGTTTGATGTGCTAATTAATGAGATACTTCTTTGGGACTGGAGTGCACTGTTGTCCATATCAAGAGTGCTAGAGCTCCAGATATCCTCCGATACGCTAGATTTTCTCACTGCTCGACCTTGAATTTTCAGTCCCTTTGATGGCTCATCCACCGCAATAATTAGTGTGGGTTTGGTAAAGCATCCAAGACAGCCTCTGCTCTGTTTTGAATCAGGTTTGACCACAAAAATGATTAACACCCCTTATCAACTTAATCTACTAATTCAAGCGCGAGACTATGTTACAGGATTGTAAAAAGAGAACAAGAAGtagtaaataatataaaatgatagTAACTACAAAAGACAGAGTATTCACTTCAGACAATGCAAgaagcagaaaaaataaatgaaataaccaAGCGACATGCATTTTACCAAAGTCAAATAAGTGCTTAAATTCCACCAAAGATCAATTAACATTTTTCTCCttggaaatatttatttatttatttatttttatacagaAACAATAACATAAACTGCTGATAATACACAACTTCAGAGAAAAGTTCAAACAACTGATCACCATATGAAATAGATGAAACGAACAAACTCTAATCAGTAATCACATTGTTGTGACATCAGACTTTATGCTCATTtggaaatataaaatcaaataatatttttcaatataaacccaaaaaaaaaaaatttctatggaaagaGTAATATGAACTGCTGATAATACACAACTTCAGAAAAAAGTTCAAACTGCTAAGCCATATGAAATACATGAAATGAACAAACTCCAATGACATGGTCATCACATCATATTTTATGCTCATTTGGTAAGAAGTGTGAAAACTTACAACCATAAATTCCCATTGTATTAAAGATACTAACAGATATCATTCATAATTCCCAGGCTTCTGGTAAACTTATCCACAAGCCTTATGCAGAGAAAAAAGGTTCTGGAAAATTTCCTTATAAAGCACAAGAAAATCCAGGTCCCTAATATTACTAGACATTAACCAGAAAGAAAAATAGCAACGtatatttgttttctcttaCACTGAAAACTCCCCTCCATTTATCCTCGACCTTCTCCACAATTAGACGCACAAGAGCTCGAAAATAAGCTCCAGAAAACACTAAAAATGAGCAGCAAGGTTTCTTCCCAAAGCATCTCTCCGTTTGGgacaacaaacaacatttagaATACATAGCGCctctagaattccatccaaaacCAAACATGAATGCTATAACCAAACACCTAAGACTTGAAGCAAAgaatgacaaaataaaaaaagccccAAATATCTCCCTGTACACTTACACACGCTCGCTTAAGAAACAAGCAAACAGAAGTACGAAGCTTCCAAACCAAGCTAAAGAAACACAAGCTACAGAAGAAAATCTTAAGCCCATGTTTGGCTCCCTAGAAAGTTAACTAATCGTAAATACAGATTAgatgtttgaatattttatttctcgTTCCCAGAAAGAGATAAGTTCCCCCGACTTCATTTAAATGGTTACAAAATCATAGAAGATATCagacttttgtttcttttgagaGTCTGGATAACGAGAAagcctattattttttattctttactaaGCTACGAATCATATAAAAACTcatattcccccccccccccccaaaaaaaaaaaaaaaaaatcatataataacTTAAGGAAATCGAATATGAGAAACCCAGTTCAAATTTtcctaataaaaagaaaaaacagattcacccaaaaaaaaaaaaaaaaaggaataaaaccAGATTAAagatcttatattttatttcattttcctttattttctccGTTACCAAACACATCCAAGAACaccggaaaaaaataaatagataaaatacccgaagaagaaaccaaaataaacTCACCCCATGCATGCGACAATACCAGAGACCCAAGACGGAATGTAAGTACTGCTTTGCATTTAAAGTTGCCAAACCAAAGACCTCCcaaacaaaaccctaaattcAGGAAGGAGAGCAACACCCCTGAAACTCCTGCACATAAACGGAAAACTGAAACCCAATAAACACCCAATGCgtaaaacagaagaaaaagcaGGGAAATTCATACTCTATAattaaatcaaacaaataccAACCATTTTCCGTCGAAAATTTCcaaagaaaaacttttttttttcttttattttattttattacaaatatATGAAAGATCTGCTAAAAACCTGAAAAGTAGCATGATTGGAAATCAGGTACTTTTCCTGAGCTTTCCAAAACAGTGACAGTTTTCCCTTTGGTTTCTCATTGAGCCAGCCAAAGGGTGCTGTCTCTAACACACTCTCTATCTCTGTCTCTCTTTTTCCTCTTATTTTAGTATCTTTTTCATGACTCTGTGATTTACAGGGAGATGAAAAAACAGGAAAGATGGTTATTGCTGTCAGGCACGTTTGTTTTGGTAGGTTACAAGTTACAACAACCGCTGTGATTTGTTCTGATTTGTTTTGGGGACTCTTGGGGATGTGGGAATTTTGGACGGTGAAATATTATTAAGGATATTAATTGAAGGTTTTGCAACTCCTATTTTTGGGTCATTCTTTCTCATAATTTTGATTGTCTTTGCTACTGTTTTCCGTTCCATATACCGACTTAATGATGAAAGATTGACAGTATTGATGGTGAGCATTTTTATTTAGGAGAGAGATTTATGTACCACATtgcccaccaaaaaaaaaaaaagaaaaaaaaaaaaaggaagaaggatATTATGTACCAAAAAGTCTATTTATGatgtcatattttttttaaaaaaattaaggtaaatataaaaagaccaacctcaattttgtaatttatgtatatttacTTCTTTAGTCCATTTCTAAAGTTTACAATTTACCCTTTTATCTTTCGACGCAACACACAATAAGGTAAATGATGTAAAAGCAGACCTAATTGTGTAAAAATCTTGATGAATTTACCTTTGTTTTGATTTTAGATAAGAGTGATTCAAACTCTAATTTTTTAACtagtagttttattattaaattatttttaaaaataaataaaaatgaaaattcgcAAACccttattaaatgaaaatttaggaaatttatatgatttttgatcaGGTGATGGTGAAACTTaaatctctcttttttctttatcaaaattatagTTTCTTATCAATTTATCCATTAGTTTTTGGATTTAATCAAAtccatccttttttttaatatatcaataagTGTTTTTCAATCTacttaacataaaaatatttatcaatctaaattataaacttaattaatttgaatataagatattaaatttataaacattttgcacaataatgaaaattataaacttaAATAGGTCAATTAATAGATATTAGCATAATTATGCGCTAAGTTACCAATATTCATGCTTTTGAATTTActatttaacattttattttcttaatattggacatatatattttgattctattttttttttgtattttaataatttatttttgtgggtGTCTTTCATTTGGCTAAAAAAAGAATACATCGTCTAACGTTGTtccttggttttatttttattttttatttttagaaaaaaaacattgtTCCTTGCATTAATCCATCATATAATAAGACCCCATATGATGtaaaaaattatagtaaatagtTATAGAATTCAACTGAGAATTCTTTCGTAtagttaaatatttaaattatctgtgtaaaaaatatttaaatttattaatatttgcaATGGataagaatttttaattttttaagcatAAAGAATTGCTTAAACCCATAACTTTGATTCTACTTATGATATTCCTGGCTTGGCCCTTAAACAGGTGTAcacaaacattaaaaataaaaacacaaacagTGATGAGGTCaccaaaaaatgacaaaaagatattaaagtcttcttgatttttaaaagaaatgtttCATTAATGTGAGGGTTTGTTCCTAGTTAGTAGTTGGTACAAATATATTcttaagattttcaaatttcaaaatccttattcattattattcttTCATGGTTTAATAGCCAGTGAAGTGGAGAATATAAGATATACCAATTGAATTAAAGATAGGGACGAGGAGTTGAGACTAGCAGAGtgaatctattttttattttattttatttttcatgtaaatAAATGAAACTAGTTTTGACTCTTAAAGTTTTTGATAAGAGattaaaaaagcatatatatttcataaattgtCATGAAAAGCACATTTCTAGTGTATGAATTGAAAGttagaaacaaaataatgacTTTTACGTAATTTACTTTTTAAAGAGAAAGGGGTAATGGATGCCtactaaaatgaaaaaagtcTTTGTTTTAGATAAGAGTAGTTGTGGTTTTGTTGCTTTACCTAAATTTGATGTGGGCCAGAAACTATTTATTGGAATTTGATTGGGTGTACCTACTTACTTGAGCGATACTATTCACAGTACGGAAATTTCTTTCCACCCTACGGAgatgaatatttaaaaatatttgcaactacagtaaaattttaaatatttaaaattttcattgaaatttttaaattttaaatcattataaaaaatttacggtgctaaataaaaataaacaaattttttataatatttattgaaatttttaaaaatttatcaaaatttttatagaaattttattaaaatgttcctatcaaatttttaataatttaattaaaaaattaataatatttattgaatttttaaaaatttttatataaatttttaaaatttatataaattttaaaaatatatataaattttttaataaaaaattgataaatattattaatgtttaataaattattttattaaattaaatttaatgataatttgttttagctttaaattatctttcaaatattttatgatataataaaatggaataaattaaattgagtaATCTTAATAGgttttatatattgataatatatatatatatatatatattatgataaacataaaaaata includes the following:
- the LOC107409467 gene encoding uncharacterized protein LOC107409467 isoform X1 translates to MFGFGWNSRGAMYSKCCLLSQTERCFGKKPCCSFLVFSGAYFRALVRLIVEKVEDKWRGVFSSRGCLGCFTKPTLIIAVDEPSKGLKIQGRAVRKSSVSEDIWSSSTLDMDNSALQSQRSISLISTSNQALDPQSTSTSTLNPPEFVNHGLLLWNQTRQQWVGNKNSQKRPQNRKPRMSWNATYESLLGTSKYFPQPIPLAEMVDFLVDVWDQEGLYD
- the LOC107409467 gene encoding uncharacterized protein LOC107409467 isoform X2, whose amino-acid sequence is MFGFGWNSRGAMYSKCCLLSQTERCFGKKPCCSFLVFSGAYFRALVRLIVEKVEDKWRGVFSSRGCLGCFTKPTLIIAVDEPSKGLKIQGRAVRKSSVSEDIWSSSTLDMDNSALQSQRSISLISTSNQALDPQSTSTSTLNPPEFVNHVGTLHMRVYLEPASIFLNPSLLLRWLTFSSMFGIRRVCMIEQPKPRKL